The sequence below is a genomic window from Hyperolius riggenbachi isolate aHypRig1 chromosome 7, aHypRig1.pri, whole genome shotgun sequence.
AGCATATATCTCAGAAGCTCAAGAGGTCATTATCCTTAAACATATACCAGCCCATCCATTTTAAGAGAAACAGGTCTAATTTATCCTGATTGTATCAATTATTTCAAACCAGGCTCCAACTGAAGATATAGATTGAAACTTCCCAAGGGTTAATTGAGTAAATCTTCCTAACCAAATTCACATGTTTCTACTAGCCCCCTATCAATTTTaatgtcattttttaattttaaattttaactaTTTATGCCacccggacgtgatcctcacatccaggcggctgctctgctgcggtgccgtgctTCGGCGCGCTCCCGTGCACAATCATGGGCGTGCCCCCATGCTgtgccccggtagccctgggatcagtgaacaggaacatggttcccgatcactgatccgtgtccccagcagaaaaactgaagcgctcttactagaggcttcagtctttctgcaaataaaattttctgcatcctccttgtgcttccggtgatcgaggagcacaaggagaaaaaaataaactcaaggtggccatcttgtggccaaatagtaaaactacatctacatattttttacattacaatttacacatataataacatttaaaattaacagtctatttcccacaccaaaatattacccacataaaatgtttcaatggaaaaaaaattacaattaaaaaaaaaaaaaaaaaaaaaacataaatagttacctaagggtttgaactttttaaatatgcatttgaaggaggtatactatgaacatgttttaaattataagcttgtaaatagtgatggacgcaaaacggaaaaaagcacctttatttccaaataaaatattggtgccatacattgtgatagggacaaaatttaaatggtgtcataaccgagacaaacaggcaaataaaatacataggttttaattatggtagcatggattattttaaagctataatggacgaaaactgagagataatgatttttttccatttttttcttattaatccttttaaaatgcatttataaaaaataattcttagcaaaatgtaccacccaaagaaatcctaattagtggtggaaaaaaacaagatatagatcaataaattgtgttaagaagtgataaagttattagcggatgaatgggaggtgaaaattgctctggtgcataagatgaaaaatccctgcgggctgaaatggttaatgtaaTCCTAGAATTCCACAAATTTAGTTGAATTCAATGATGTTTTGCATTGTTTTGCATTGCATTCTGATTTTTATATGAAATTTAAAATTTGGAATTCTGCACATCCTTACTGGCCATCTGTATTTACTGCATATAGTGGTTAACTCATAACAATTATATTGTGAAAGGTCTGTATAAAAAATACACTTCCATCAAAAAACCTGCCATAGTTTCAGCTGTTCTGATCAAATAAATGCAAAATAAAGTAATGTTTAGTAAACATATACTGACAAAAGGTGCACAGATACGAACAGCAAAAGAGCAATATTGTATAACTTTACTAAATATGTGTTTACTCAGAAAACGTTAAGATATGAATTGTTTGACTGTACAAAAATGTGGTAATCATAATATCTTTATTACGGTAAAGCAGTTTTGTCTCTAAAATACAGATTTACTTGAATTGTAAATGGAAAATATGGCAAGCAACATTTTTGAAATCATTTTCCTCAGAGCATCCTTCATTTCCTTGTTCCTCAAACTGTAGATAAGAGGATTAATGGTAGGAACCACAAGACAATAGAAGAGAGATATCATTCTATCATACCGGTCGGAATCATATGTACCCAACCGCAAGTATGTAAACATGGCAGTACTGTAAAAGAGAATGACTGACACCAGGTGTGAGCTACATGTTGACAAAGCTTTATGTCGCCCTTCTGATGAGTGTATGGCTAGAATGGAGATTAGGATCTTTATATATGAGCAGATAATAAGCAGGAATGGAATTGTTCCAAATATGCTGGCAATAAAAAAAGTAAGTTCATTCATGAAAATGTTGGTGCAAGCCAATTTGAGCAGAGGAGGAATGTCACAGAAAAAGTGGGGGATACGGTTGCAGCCACAATAAGgcaaactgaaaatgaaaatggTTTGGCCCAGAGATATCAAACACCCAACAATCCATGAACTCAAAATTAACTCATAACATAATTTTGTAGTCATAACTGACATGTAACTTAAAGGGTGACAAATGGCCATGTACCGATCAAATGCCATAACTCCAAGAAAGACACATTCCGATATACCAATTGTGAAAAACATAAACATCTGAGAGGCACAAGCCAAGAAAGGGACAGACCTTTCTTTGTGCAAGAAGTTCTCCAGGACCTTGGGGACAGTGACTGTGGTTAAACAGAGTTCATGGAAGGATAAATTTCTGAGGAACAAGTACATGGGGGTTTTAAGAATTAGTTGAAGAGATATGGTTAGCATTATGAGCCCATTCCCAACCAATGTGAGAATGTAAGCTGAAAGGAAGAACATAAACAGTGCTGCTTGCAGCGATGAGGGCAAATCTGAGAAATTCAATAGGACAAATTCTGTAATGTTAGATTGCATAACTTTCTCCATTACCAGAAATACTCCACCATGAACTGCTTTAAGTGATTATTAGAAGAGTCTGGCATACATTCTAAGTTCTTCTTTGGTTAGATATTGTGCATGTGGTTTTCTGTGAACTTTTGGTGTGCAATATTGATATTTGAAGCAAAATTTCATAGTTCTTGTCTTCTAAAACTATATGGTGTACCTAAAGAAGAAAGAATCAAAGAGTTGAGTTGCAGTGATCTAGGATCTAGGGATAGCAAGGAATGGTTATGACTATTTAACTTTGAAACATTTTTGCAAGAATGTTCAGATTTTTTTATTCTTTGTGGCAATGattgttttatgtatttatttatttgtatgcattgaagtcaatgtgcCCTAACCAAATTCCTGTTTTTTTTGAAATTTGAATACCttcaaatctttaaaaaaaatcaatttaattTCTTAAAAAGTGAAAATCAAGGTTaacaacaaaaaataatatatgacCCTTAATGATTTTTCTTCATCAAGAGAGGTCAGGGTTTTTCTCATCATCTCCAGCAGCAAGAAAAATGTGGGGAGGAGGCTAAACCAAGGATGTCCCTGGATGCATGTTCAGTGCGTGGTGGATTTTCCATGCTGCTGCGTCCGTGCACCTGGCGCCGTCACTAACTGCAGTTCAAAAAGGAACAGAGGTTACTTTTAGGCTTTGAAAGAGTGGAGCCAATCTCAGACATGTTCTCCATGGATGGGTGGTGATGTATTAGTTTATATAATGAGCAGCTGTAATTCAACACCAGGGGCACCTTTTCAATGCTGGAAAAAGCAAAACTGCTTTTTGTGCTGGCCAGATGATTTGCTGATATGCTGTGTATGTCATGAGTCATGACTGAATGGTTTTTCACTGAAGTCGGACGTGATGTAGGCCAGGAGCATGCTTAATTTCTGGTTTTAAAGGGGTTTTAAGTCATGATCTCCATGGGGATTTCAGTGTTTTATGTTGGGCCATAAAGTTACCTTGTGCATGGTAGAGCACCACCATTAGAGagtatttcctttttaaggaaCTCAAATGTTTTCTAATCATAGAAATATaaactaccgtatattccggcgtataagacgactgggcgtataagacgaccccccccaacttttccagttaaaatatagagtttgggatatactcacggtataagactacccctcttccaacgtacaccaaattaaaataaaaatacaaatatgatgtactggtgctgtgtatgaacagttactggtgctgtactgtatgtgttacccagtataacagtatatagacaattgacttgttgcattgatcaactctccttaagtagactggtcagctctccttgtctacctgtttaccagagcggtatggaagaatagattgcgctccctcagcagggagatctgagaggcggtaacaggatagggcgtatcaccccgcatcaatgacacccggcgtataagacgacccccaacttttcagaagattttcaagggttaaaaagtagtcttatacgcaggaatatacagtaatcaaAATTAAATTGTAATATTTGCTTCAAGCTCCCCCTATTGTTTTTTGCTTAAATATTTACTTACTGTTAAGTTTTGAAAGTTAAAAGAGGGTTTTACTGCTCTCCGGTGAAAATGATATAGCTCTATTAAGATTAGCAGAGTTAGCTTCAAGCCACACAATCTGCACACTTTTTCTGGAACAGAAAAAGTCAGGTTATttttagagatgggccaaacggttcgcatgcgaacttattcACGCGAACAATGCGGATTCACGTTCGCGTCAATCtgcgaacacttagcgagtttgacccgcccctatactacatcattgggctaaactttgaccctctacatcacagtcagcagacacatggcagccaatcaggctgcactccctcctggagcccaccCCCctttaaaaggcagcagcgtcggccatgttctcactctgtctgctgcctataGTGAGAGTTAAGGGAGGGACATTGCTGAAGAGAtaggtaggtagaaaaaaacaaagtcttgtaaaagtaataccttttaatggctaactgataaagttaaataatgcaagctataaatactggagagatagggaaagctttgttagctcttgttagcttgctccttgctgatatttgttgctgaaaggcACCacacaaaaaagctcttttgagagctaatgttcttgtgatgtgtttttttttgtgtaacccactgacactgcatatacagccctgtctgtcgcagctggcccttgctaattgctatactgtgccaggcccagcatattcagtacatacctttcactgcacctgtgttactgcacattgtattacaccaccaccagtcaCTGGTGTGATGCAATGTGATTTgtaccctttagggattataaccctgctttagggattaaaaccctgccctttagggattataaccctgctgtgcatcaaatctgtaattttccccaggacttttggcatgtatcccactctgccatgccccctccaggtgttagaccccttgaaacatctggaggggacgcagcatgatggGAAAGCTTTGGCCAcactcggcagggaggggggacggtccccccctccctcacctcgggctctcccctctgcgctcccctccagcttaaattagggtctgggcagcggcgggcagcggcagatacataccttccttgtgtTTCACCGtggatactcctcgctctagtgtctgacgctacttcctgttaatacaggaagtagcgtcagatgcTAGAAAAAGGGACATTCCcggtggaatgcaaggaaggtatgtatctgcccgctgctgcccagacactaatttaagctggaggggagagcccgaggtgagggaggtggggaccatcccccctccccgccgagtgtggcaatGGCttccccctcatgctgcgtcccctccagcccccaaaaacgggCCTGAGTGGgccacaggggggggggcctgggtccCCCcatgggagcaggggctgcagaccctattgttacgccaaggAATGCATCCATAGCGATACATTAGCAGGAGCGCTTTGCAAATTGCTGGCGATCAGGAAAGCACTGCAAAAGCGCTGAGTGTGAAGCACCCTTGAGTGTTTGCAATTGCACTAGAGCTTTTAGGTGTTCACCAGCCCTACTTTTGTGTATTTTGCATGGTAAATACTGACTAGTCACGTGTTTTGAGGGGAAAATGTTGGCTAATAATGTGTGTTTTGTGGTGGGAGtcactggttaaagagaacctgaaataagtaaaaaaaaagagagattcacttacctggggcttctcccagccccctccaGTCGTCCTGTCCAATGCCGGTACTTTaaagatcctccag
It includes:
- the LOC137526192 gene encoding olfactory receptor 10AG1-like — translated: MEKVMQSNITEFVLLNFSDLPSSLQAALFMFFLSAYILTLVGNGLIMLTISLQLILKTPMYLFLRNLSFHELCLTTVTVPKVLENFLHKERSVPFLACASQMFMFFTIGISECVFLGVMAFDRYMAICHPLSYMSVMTTKLCYELILSSWIVGCLISLGQTIFIFSLPYCGCNRIPHFFCDIPPLLKLACTNIFMNELTFFIASIFGTIPFLLIICSYIKILISILAIHSSEGRHKALSTCSSHLVSVILFYSTAMFTYLRLGTYDSDRYDRMISLFYCLVVPTINPLIYSLRNKEMKDALRKMISKMLLAIFSIYNSIKEEPDREEQQRKTERRDEQPSSVQIEEVLVEGKNTDKNNGTASSNVNVKQQNCTEYSKHMCNSSPKRNL